GGGGCGGCGCGTCCTCGTCGTCGAGGACACCTCCACCACCGGTGGCTCGCCGCTGACGGCCGTCGAGGCGGTGCGCGAAGCGGGCGCGGAGGTCGTCGCCGTGGCGACCATCGTGGACCGCGCGACGGGCGCCGCCGAGAAGATCCAGGAGGGTGCGGGAGTGCCCTATCTGTTCGCCTTCTCCAAGGACGAGCTGGGTCTGGACTGAGTTGTCCACAGGGGGTTATCCACAACTTGGACACGGCGGGCAAAGCACCCTGCCACGTCTGCGAAGATGTGGCCGACGACGACGTCACCCCCAGGTTCTAGGTCAGGGCCGTAGTACGCAGAACGCCAACCCGCACATACAAGGAGCGGACAGATGCCCATCGCAACTCCCGAGGTCTACAACGAGATGCTGGACCGGGCGAAGGCAGGCAAGTTCGCCTACCCGGCGATCAACGTGACCTCGACCCAGACCCTGCACGCGGCCCTGCGCGGTTTCGCGGAGGCGGAGAGCGACGGCATCGTCCAGATCTCGACCGGTGGTGCCGAGTTCCTGGGCGGTCAGTACAGCAAGGACATGGTGACCGGTTCGGTCGCCCTCGCCGAGTTCGCGCACATCGTCGCCGAGAAGTACCCGGTCAACGTGGCGCTGCACACGGACCACTGCCCGAAGGACAAGCTCGACGGGTACGTACGTCCGCTGATCGCGGTCTCCGAGGAGCGCGTGAAGGCGGGCCGCAACCCGCTGTTCCAGTCGCACATGTGGGACGGCTCGGCGGAGACCCTCGCCGACAACCTCTCCATCGCGCAGGAGCTGCTGGTCCGCGCCGCGGCCGCGAAGATCATCCTCGAGGTCGAGATCACCCCGACCGGTGGCGAGGAGGACGGCGTCTCCCACGAGATCAACGACTCCCTGTACACCACGGTCGACGACGCGATCCGCACCGC
The sequence above is drawn from the Streptomyces sp. SLBN-31 genome and encodes:
- the fbaA gene encoding class II fructose-bisphosphate aldolase: MPIATPEVYNEMLDRAKAGKFAYPAINVTSTQTLHAALRGFAEAESDGIVQISTGGAEFLGGQYSKDMVTGSVALAEFAHIVAEKYPVNVALHTDHCPKDKLDGYVRPLIAVSEERVKAGRNPLFQSHMWDGSAETLADNLSIAQELLVRAAAAKIILEVEITPTGGEEDGVSHEINDSLYTTVDDAIRTAEALGLGEKGRYLLAASFGNVHGVYKPGNVVLRPELLKELSDGVAAKFGKQSPFDFVFHGGSGSTEQEIATALDNGVVKMNLDTDTQYAFTRPVADHMFRNYDGVLKVDGEVGSKKTYDPRTWGKLAEASMAARVVEATQNLRSAGNKIK